TCCAAGTTGTTGCTTTTGAATGTTCCCTGGGTTCTAACAGACTTTGGACAAACAGCGTTCTCCCATCATGCACCATGGACAAGGAACaatctttaaaatctttttaacTAGAAACATTCATTTCCATTAAgtggtggtcattttgtagaaaatgtgtgtgtgcttgtcttcattttgtgcatgtttatgctcattttgtgtgtttttggtattttttgtcagttgatggtcattttgtatcaatTGTGTGTCTGAggtcattttatgtgtgtttgtggtcatttaatgtatgtttgtggtcatttaatgtatgtttgtggtcatttaatgtatgtttgtggtcgttttatgtgtgtttgtggtcatttcatgtgtgtttgtggtcatttcatgtatgtttgtggtcgttttatgtatgtttgtggtcgttttatgtatgtttgtggtcgttttatgtgtgtttgtggtcatttcatgtgtgtttgtggtcatttcatgtatgtttgtggtcgttttatgtatgtttgtggtcattttatgtgtgtttgtggtcatttcatgtgtgtttgtggtcatttcatgtatgtttgtggtcatttcatgtgtgtttgtggtcgtttcatgtgtgtttgtggtcatttcatgtgtgtttgtggtcgttttatgtatgtttgtggtcgttttatgtgtgtttgtgggcatttaatgtgtgtttgtgggcatttaatgtgtgtttgtggtcgtttcatgtgtgtttgtggtcgtttcatgtgtgtttgtgggcgtttcatgtgtgtttgtgggcgtttcatgtgtgtttgtgggcgtttcatgtgtgtttgtgggcgtttcatgtgtgtttgtggtcatttcatgtgtgtttgtgggcgttttatgtgtgtttgtggtcatttcatgtgtgtttgtggtcgttttatgtatgtttgtggtcatttaatgtatgtttgtggtcgtttcatgtgtgtttgtgggcatttcatgtgtgtttgtgggcatTTCATGTAtgtttggtcgttttgtgcctatttatggtcattttgtatatttgtgtggTCATCTTGTGTCAAACTCCCAGAATGCCTCAGCACCCTTCTCACTTTCAGTTCTAGTAATTACCATCTAACCTCCACATGGTTGCTTTTGAATATTCCTCGTGTGCTAACAGACTTTGGTCAGAATCTTGAACTACAAACATTCACGTCCATTACTGAATTTGAACATCATAAAGAATACAGTGAAGGAGGAACGTCCGTGTTTCTGAAGAGGTCGCTGTCCTTAAACAGCTGTCAATCTGTTGTatggttttattgtttatttgtgtatcGTGTGTCCATTTTATACaacttttaaattttgtgtGGCGGCTACCTTGACCAGATCTCTCTTGTAAAAGACATCTCTAATCTCAATAGgacttcctggttaaataaaggtaaataacGTAATTTGTGATGGTCAGATAAAGGGACTCAGTCCAGATGTCATGTCATATATCTGCCCTGGTAATAAACCCTCTGTCAGTGagccattaaaataaaaacgttTTGAAATTAAGCTGGACTCGCACTAAGGGCTGTAATGTTGCTGTCAGCGGCAAGCTCCGTTTGGCACCAACAGACTTTAACCGTggtaatgtttgttgtttattggcTTAAATGTGCTGAAATAAGGTCAGCCGTGTTAACTTCTTGTCTCGTGTTCAAAGTTCTGTTTTAGCGAAGGTTGCACTGTATTTTGGTTGGACAGCTGTCAGCCTGCTGATTGTGTTCGCtggagaaaaaatacatttcgtGCTTTTGACACGCCAGTCCTGAATCTAAACTTATTCCATCTGCAGGCTGGAATCGACTCACTTGCAGCATTTACTGACTCATCTTCTTTTGAACCATGTGAAGTCAAATAAGCTCAGAAATTTTCATATAGAAGCATGTCTGTTTGCGTTTTATTCTCAGTTTACTATCCCCATAAAAcaagataagaaaaaaaaaacatgtttatagaGAAGGAAGATGACCTCAACATGATCAGCCACTAACCTGCTAAATATTGACTAAGCTTGAAACATCATTTGACAGCTGTCTTTAAGTATCACGTGGGTTTAATCCAAATATAACTGTACCTTTAGCAAAAATGGAAGAAGTCTCATTACATATTGACAACAGCTGCAACCTAAGGAAATAGTGTAAACATGCTTAGTCATAAAAATTAAGGTAAGTGTGAGCCAAGTGCTTAAAAGTGGAATTTCTCACATGCTGTTTCATGCAGCGCAGCCTGTAACTGTTGCTGCCACAAAGATCTCCTGTTCAGTGATTATTTGTGCTGGCCATGGCTCATATGTATGAATAGGCCCTTTCTTCTCGTGGGGATGTCTTACTCTGTACTTCAAGTCTCCAGTGTTCTCCTCCTGTCCCGTCCTAAGCAACGCCTCCCAGTCCCAGAGGATGAAATAATGTTGACACTGTTGGCTAAATGGTGTCATTGATTCAGGATTCAGGAGGGCGCGTCCAAATGCACGAGTCTGGCGTCATTTAAAGAcacagtattaaaaaaaaaaaaagacacagtaTGGAACTGATGTGGCTGAAGACATTCTTCAAAATGAAAAGCTCATGTCCTTCACACTGCAACTTCTTAATCTAAAGTGCCTTAAAAATGGAAGACCTTCCTAATATGGACATATTTTCAAACCTCCTGTTGAAAGATCTGTGTAAGAGTAATCAAGTCTGAACGCAGTCAATAAGAAAAGGCTTTACAGCATGGCTTAAAATGAAACAACTTATGATTGAAAGGAAACTAATTGTCTCAAAATACAACCTCTTATTGACAGCTGTAAACGTGGGAGTAGAGAAAGTTGTAGTTGAATGTATGTTCCCCTGCAGTTACACAAACAGGCTGTTGGTTACCGCAAATGTCCACTTAAGAGCATTTCTGTGGCAGCTGGAGAGTTAGCTGTGTTGCCCAGAGGCGTTTTTACGTGGCGGTTTCTCGGTAGGAggagagttttttttgtctcggcCATAGCTGCTGCTGTGGTCATGCAGTGTGGTTGTATGACATGGTAGATATACGTGTTGCAGGAATACAGACTCCCTTAAAATAGTATAACTATCTCTCATCTCAGAAGTTGAATTTGTGATGGTATTACAAATTTTTTAGTACCTTAGCAGAATCGCATATCACTTAGACTGATAATAGTGCTCAAGAAAGTAAAATCCTCGTTTAAAAGTGCATATTTTAGTAACTGCAAATattttgttacagtttttttaacataatattTTGTCAGCTTTGTTTTGGTAGCATACATAATGTGTTGCATTGTTATCCTCTCTTGACTAACAGAGCCACAGAAAGATCTGGGACAAGCATCTCAGGGTCCTAATTTGACCAGAGAACCAGCTAAACAGAGCCCAGCAGCTGCAGCCGATCCCAAGGCCACGGAGACGGAGCCCAAGGCCACGGAGACGGAGCCCAAGGCCACGGAGACGGAGCCCAAGGCCACGGAGACGGAGCCCAAGGCCACGGAGACGGAGCCCAAGGCCACGGAGACGGAGCCCAAGGCCACGGAGACGGAGCCCGAGGTCACGGGGACGGAGACGAAGCCCGAGGTCACGGGGACGGAGACGAAGCCCGAGGTCACGGGGACGGAGACGAAGCCCGAGGTCACGGAGACGGAGCCCAAGGCCACGGAGACGGAGCCCAAGGCCACGGAGACGGAGCCCAAGGCCACGGACCCCAAGCCCGAGGCCATGGAGACAGAGCCCGAGGCCACGGAGACAGAGCCCAAGGCCACGGACCCCAAGCCCGAGGTCACGGAGACGGAGCCCGAGGCCACGGAGACGGAGCCCAAGGCCACGGACCCCAAGCCCGAGGTCACGGAGACGGAGCCCGAGGCCACGGAGACAGAGCCCAAGGAGTCTACAACAAATCCTAAGGACCCCACAACAGCAGAAGTAGAAGCTCCTAAAGCGGACCAGAAAACAGGCACAGAAGTAAAATCAACTTCCACGCATAAAGGAGATTCTTCAATCACCGTGTTTGATTCCTCTGCAGGCAAACTGCCGCAAAATTCTGACGGTGATGCAAAATCAGATGAGACTGACAAAAATCGAGATGGCACTGAGGCAACAGAGGAACATGCTTCTTCTGCAACCACCCGGGTCTCCACTGTAGAATCTACCACTGCCTCTACTAAAGTCCAGGAAACAACAACCCCAATTACAGAATTCACACAGGCCGACTTAGATCTCCTAGACGCCGATGGCAAGGGACAAGGACCTCAGATCAGTAGCGAAGAAGACGAGGATGGTGAAGATGATGTTGATGACGAAAGCATAGATCCTGAGGAGTCTGACGGTTTATTATACGGAAATGCCGACCCCAAAGACCAAACGGAGAACGGGCGGCGGCAGCAGGCTGGGGAGATGGAGGCGCCCCGATATAAGGGAGTGGACAGCTACAACACAGAGGACGAGGACTCCCACTTCTTCTTTCACCTGGtcatcctggccttcctggtGGCCATCGGCTACATCGCCTACCACAACAAGAGGAAGGTCAGTGTTGGCATGGCAACAGCTGGGCAGCTGCTCAGGAAAAAGGGCAAAGATTATGATACAGTCCTGAGGCTCATAATAGTTGCACAGTAATTTTTTATAGCGTGATTGCAACTcccaaatttttatttttgtgaacttAAAATGTACCATCCCTGTACCAACCAAATAGtagtaaaactgaattaaatgatAGAAAATGAGTCACCAGTAACTACAAGAGTATGGCCCGACCAGTATGGATTTTTTGAGGCTGATTCCAATATTCGGCAGACAAAAATTCCGACAACTGATTAATCTGCTGATtagttaaaaatatatataataaataaatgaaatctttTTTGGTCCCTTAACACTTACAATGATATGAATTAcaagcagaacattttactgttttacaatgCTTTGTCCTGTAGAATTTGTTTAACTTTGcaacagagaggaattttcaacTACAAGTACATCCAACGAAGCATTAAACCTCTGGGAAATTAtataacctgaaaaaaaaagagtcgaTCTATAAATGAGTTATGAAATACGTCTGGCCTTGtacttcttgttgctgcaaattaGAGGTAGGTTATATTTATATGTGCTGTATATAAGCAACATAATGAGTGAAATCACTGCAAGACATTTCCGCAGCCTTCTACCCTTCATCATTAAATCACTTTTTCTCTACTCTGTTATTTCTTTGCCTTGAAGTCAGGACTCATATGAACCAAATAAAAACCAGGCCTGTTTGTCAGACGCACTAATAAAAGAATCCGCTGAGATTTGCATCGAATAAATGTAACctgttaaagaaaaaagatgatCAACTCATGATAATGTGCACAAAATCATAAAGTAATCAAGGCGGTCGAAGAAAAATAGCGGTCAACAAAAAATACGGCGGCGCAGCTCACCCCCTctcaatgaaaacatcaagacaGGTGAATAGATTTGCTTGATTGTCCCGCCCATATTCTGTGACCCTCTATCAGTCTGTTCAACATaatcacaaaataatacaataataaaacagTTCATTTGTGGCTCCTACAGGGCCCTATATAGGAGCATCTCAAATTCACAGTTTCAGTTTGAATTGTTGTAAACTGTTattcagaaaaatgtaattgaaatgggacattttccaaaaatgttgcaatATTGTAGACTAAACTTTTGATTAATTGACAGAAGGATCAATATAATATTGAAACACAGTCCTGGAAAACATTACATGATTTTGTTATTTCTAGCTTGATAAGACGCACTAATGCCTTGTTGTGTCTTTATTTACACATCCAGGAGAGCAGAAATGAGTGCCCAGTGTTTCCATTATCCATTTATTGGATTTATAAATGTGTAAATCTCCAGATTGGGGTTAGGAATCAGGATTTTACTGACTCATTTAATGCACTGTTTATCTTTCTCTGCAGCAAAACCTCACAAATTACATGCAGTTCTTTACACAGACAAAGGATTAGATATTCTAAGATGAATACCCTCGGCACTGCACTCCTTAATAGTTTTCAGAGATGATGTCTGGTGATTTGTTCTGTTCACCGCAGAACAAACTACGATCATGTATAATAGAATATATTATGATCAAATGCAGCAGAAGCAGGagttctctctctgtttctgagtcTGTAGAGGAAggttttttattgtatattttgctTCTGCATAGAAATTCGGATTCCAATTATGCcgtcttttcatcttttctgctCGACTTTCAACCGAGAAATAATTTTGCTTGATCAGCACATGTACATCCGTCACATTAATTTGATTTCTATCTggatttttgcttcttttctcccctttttttttaatttttttttttttttagatcttcCATCTCGCACATAACCGACGCTGGAAGGACAGTTTATGTTCCCGCAACACCGTGGAGTATCGCCGCCTGGACCAGAACGTCAACGAGGCCATGCCGTCCCTCAAGATGACCCGAGACTACATTTTTTGATCCAGAAGAAGAACGTGTCCAAACCTGCACCGAGCCCGCCGGCCCTCCTGCCTGGTCGTTGTCCAGATGCCGTGCTTTGTCGTGGAGCTTAATCGATGCTTTCTCCTGCTTTCCAGGCCGGTCAGAGAGCAGGAGATGTTTGTCTTTGAAacagaattcttttttttttttttttttttggtctgcatagagatttttttcattctggGTCATTCTTGTttgttatattattttttgaatattttgccTTTATTCTAAATTAATAACTTCTTGCTaattaatttgactttttagtctttgtatttgtcttttttgggggTTGGTTCAGCCTTATGGTCCCTTTAcacctgtttttgttgttcttcttgtcttaatatttttaatactCAATTTAAAAGGTGGAAGAATTACAGCTTGATTAACTTTTGGATCATAATATAAAGCCTGATGATGAGATTTTGGTTATTTACCTGAAAATTAATGATGGATTTCTCTCTCAGCAGTTAGCCAAGATAAGAGTTGATACACAAAGCACTTCCTGTGTCATGCATACTTTTAAATTGTTAAAGTGTAAGTGTGCAGACAAAGCAGCAATCTATCCACACATGTGTGCTTACATTTATTCATAAATATGCAGTCATTCCAAGAACTCCTCATTAgtctgctttgaaatggcttcTGTTGGGGGGAGAAAAAGTGCTTTAAACTGCAAAATACTACTTTATATAAACTTTATGACACtcagttttttcttctctgacagAAATCCACTTTTCACAGAAATTTAAAAACCGTCTTTCAGCTGTTTCTGATTCCACCTTTGCTGTAATAGCCTTATTATGATTTAGAAATCTGCTACGCATTAAACATGAAGTCAGGGAGGGTGACTGCTCTTCAGGTGAGGGGTAATGTCCTGTGCTGAAGCCATTTAAATGAAGACAGATGCTGTATATTGTTCAGGTTAGAATGTACTAATATAATATATGGAAGAAGCTTTTATTGCcagatattttttctttgttcatcAGTTTAGCTTGTCTTAACGCGGCACCTCTTGTACTTCTACTGCCCAGATTTTGCTATGCAGAAATCCTGCGGCTGGGCCTCTTTGTTTTATGACTTCGGTGAAGTCTCTATCGACACATAATCATTGTGGCGTTCCCTCGTGCTCACACAGTAGTTTAGTTCCTTCCTGTCGAggtattttgttggactgctgTCTGTCAGAAACTTTGCACCCTCCTTGTTTCCTCACGAGCATcaaaaacgcacaaaaacaagaacagacCACATTGTTTTATTCGTCACAGCCACTTCTTGTTTCTTCTGCCGTCTCATGCCTTCGGTTGAAATGCCACGTGAgtctacatatttatcagtctCTTGTCTTCAGCCGTCTCGTCCGTGTTCAAGGTAAACTTTGGGTGGATTGATTTGCACTGTGCTCTTCAGCCATGCCAGCTAGAATAGAAGTGGAGAAGGTTCCCTGTGTGAAGGTGATGGATCAACACTGCTCTTGCAATCAACAGTAGAAAcaatctctttttcttttttttgtcaataaagCACAAGTTGTGTAAATCCTCCCTTTGTAATTTGTGTGATTGATGCTTTCTTTGACTGGTGGGAGAGATACATTGAAAATACTGTGGTGACAAATACTTTGGAGTCAGTTTTTGAAAGTGCTCATGTCATAGAGGATTTTTATGTGATAAATatccagtgtaactgtgctGAAGTGTGTTGAACCACTTTGACGTCCTTTCATCCTAACAGACTTGTAGATTTTCTCCTTTCATTACAGCTAACACTGGCTGAACTGAAATGTCGTTAAAAGCAGATTAAAGGTTTAGATTTTAGAACAAAAATCCTCATTTAGCAGAAGAAAAGGATCTTCTAGCATTCACAAAGGTTGCTACGgaccgtagcctgtggactacggatacggcactttccatttgccaatcagatacgcgagatctggtcacgtgactcccggtagacgctagaggtacggacccgtagcatcggtactacaggtacggaccctaaacctgaccctaacactaaccataaccttaacctttgcttacctttcaacagtttgcagtagttagcagcttcttgactcgtgagagactcgcgtacgggtccgtatctgtctggcaaatggaaagtgccgtatccatagCCCACAgactacgggtacgggtccgtatctgtagataCTACCATTCACAAAGATGGAATAAAAGCTAATTCTCCACCTGGCCTACAATGGCAGCCTCCAATATCAGGAGGGTCAGTATagaattgagggacttttgaagtttaGGGGAtttatcttgcatacatttttgttaaaagtaaaacaaactgatgttttttatgttcattatgatcatgtctttacaaattccacaattatttatttaaaaaaaacaatcacttaGTAAAAATGACTCGTCACTAAAATGCCAACTTGATAACTGTTCGAATTTAATAACCACCACCTTCTAAATTgctaaacaataaaatgagtagtcaaaaatagttttgtgttctttttattaagttgagataattgtaacatatttcttttttggcaatatatcaaattttatatggaaaataacaaatttgatcattttcaactaagttccccgttacaaaaacacctctccgggaagtgtgttaattccagatcacatgacctgctccacatgatgtcatttcctcctgaagaaaagactggaagactccaaggctttctgacttatttaatataaagtaatgtgtgagtcaagtgtggattcaTCACATGTCAACAGgcttactacaatatctttataaataactttcaatttcactcaGCTGCACATATAATATTTAGGAATCTTTCTCTAAACtcccatgtggtgtttggttataggcggccatgttgattttaggcctgaaaacagcaaaaatgtcaactatgatgcAAAAAGCCCTGctattatatattgacccaggagctgaaacataaaaactacaaactCCACCACAAGGAGGCGCTATGCACACGCAAATGAGTGCATCAGACAAACGCTGGAAAAGTGTTTCTCACCCGATTTTCTGGTGTCTTTCAACAAATTGAATGATGACAGAGTGGCACCACatactgagagagagagacaaggcAGCCAGCCTGCGTGAGTGTTTGTGACTGACTCCACATCAAAACGTTGCTGGAGCAAAATAAAATAGTGATtttgcaattgttttttttttcccccaccgaTTTCCCTCTCAGTATGACATATCAGCATAATAAAGGAGaatttgagctaaaatgcttccaaggcttttgtattttttctaacAACGTGCAGCGGGAACCATATGTGTCATGATTACCAGGAGAAAAGCAGAATCTTAAAAGTCACACAACACTGCTGAGATGGGCTTTCAAGGCAGCAATAAGTACTTAAAAACAGTTTATTATGGCACATAGGCCTTTTAAAGTTGGTTAACAGCAGCAAGTGACAGGACAGATGGAGGCGGGGAGAAAGAAAGACGAAGTTGGACATCCATATCTTTGTCTGGTTTTGATTAGTGGCTGTTAGTCCTGATCTACCACACTGGAACATGTCACCCAGTCAGAAAGCAACGATTTCTTATTAAATCATCCGACCATAGTCTAAACTGCTGCACAAGACAAAGGAATATACAGTGCACACGCAGAAAAAAAGCTTATCACCTCCAAAGTGTTAactgttttggatttttaaattttttttttttatcatgtatGGCTGAAATTAGAATCAGCAGACAATATTATCTGCCAGCTCAAAGCGAAGTTTTCAAAGAAGGGATAATCTTATATGAAATTAAGCTAGCAAAAGCACCTAAAGCAATAAAGACGAGATAACAAGATACATCGGATGCCTCCTGAGCAGGATTTTAAAGTTATATCAGGCAAAAGAGGAACTTAATTCACATTATTAAACAggattttattctttaaaactatatcatgagaaaaatgagactaaaaagTGCAGTTTTTGATTGAATCTATCAGAGACAATCGTATGCTATGAAGTTAACTTGGACAATTGGTatgcatttaaacatttttaatatgacATGGCTGTTTTTGCAGAAAGCTGTGTGAAAGGTGACACGTTGAAGCCCTTTGTGTTCTATCAGAGCCTCCTTTTTCAAGACGCTGAGCTCGTACCGGCTTCTGCATCTCAAACCTTGTTGCATAAAAGCATCCGTCGGGTgcctgaaaatgtaaaaacctgCAGATGAAAAAAGCAGGGAAGTGATGGCTGCTGGCTGCATGTCATCAGCAGATAAGATAACCAGGCTTTGTGGATATTTGTACAACGGTGTGCTGGGGGAATCTATCCGAGAGACAGCAGCAAATGAAATCTACCAGCCAGAAAATCTCACAACTACTTTTGATCACTCGAGGGTGAAAATCATGACAATGGTTATCCGGTGGCTTTTGAAAAGGGGGTTTTCGAACTTTcataagaattttttttttctctcatcatAACATCCTTCTGTCAGAGTTTCTGAAAATACAAAAGGGTAACAGTCACTTTCAAGACTGATTTATTAGAGCATGTGCGTAACAAAGCAGTCAGTGTAAATGGATCTTTCCAGAATGGGTCTAAGATGTAGCTACAATTTCTCCAAAATAATTTGGTGAAGTGCCTTGTGGTTTCTTGAAACAACTCAACTAGAAATACATTGACATTAGGCCTGTATGCACACTGTCTACAtcgggggtgtcaaacatgcggcccatgggccaaaaccggccctccagagggtccactctggccctcaaagtgtaaaaattacagagcagacaataactgaaaaatgtaaatttgtaaaatgataaatttaaaacaatttctaGACCAGTTATTTCGATCATAAAGTAAATtattagattgttcattgttttttttttgtcattttttaccttgtttttgtgatattttgtcttatttttgttgttttttgtcttttttgtcagatttttgttgtttgtctcatgtttttgttgttttgtttcacgcttttgtcattttgtgtctcattttttgtctcttgttttgtttctgttatttgtctgttttttatataattttgtttccttgtttttgtcatttttgtaatactttgtcttgtttttggtctcacttttatcgtttgtctcatgtttttgtcgctttgttttttgtttttcttgttttgtttcctttttgttattttttcattttgtgtttcactttatttgttgtttttttctcgttttgtgtcttatttttgtctcatttgtgttgttttgtccatttggttgtcgctttgtgtctccaCATTTCAGGTTCTTcagaatgttttgcaaaaagataattcattacatgtgaacattttcagaacatacttttttgcactaaaaaaagaaagatttggagttgtatgctctgattttactggtgtgGCCCGATCTATACGTGTTTTTGTCTCTAATAACTTCACATGTTGCATATAATCTCACATTAGCAGGCAAAACCTTTGCTTCAGTTAATTACAGCAAACAACCCTTAAACAGCAGCACATTTACCGCTCACAAACTTCTTCCTCGGCTCGGTACAAAACACAGCAAGGCAACCTAAGGCAATGCTCGCTTTACTGGAATAATTCACACAGCTGGAATATATCTTGGACCAGTCAGGCTGCTTGTGTGAAACCATCCATCAAGGACAATTCTGACAGGTATCGACCGATCTGGCCTCTCTGTaataatttctgtattttcagcATTGCCTGGATTAGGCCGGCCTGCTTTTTATAACCCCATTCCGGCAGGTAtccgttattttttttttccacgtaCGTCGATATATTGAGCTGCAGGAGACCTGGAGGTGTAGCAGATAAAACAGTTGGGTAAAGGCCAGAGCTTATCAAAGCACACGCTGTTGTGATCAGATCATGCGGTCCGGCCTATTAGCTGCCTCCTGAACAGGAGAGGTCAAGGGGAAGACAAACACCGATGAGTCCTGCTTGAGGGAAAGACAACTTTGCATTTCAACCCCGTGCATGTTTGCATGTAAGTTTGCTATATAACATACTGTGTCATACAGGAAAATTAAAAGGTATCATCCACAAACCAAAGTATTGGACAAGCCAGTTCAGCGGGGTTTTTAGCATCTCCTTTTGCAGGAAATACAATGCTGTCGCTACAGTGCCTCATGCTCTTTGTGATTTATGGTACATTAGAAGCATTTTTATGAGGACTTTGGGAAATTATTTTTTGGAAAGGAAAGTAAATTACTATCTCCCTTCATCAGCTCTCATGAAAACGCCCTTGACCCCCAACTGATCCCATTTAAACAGTCAGCAGTGACCCAGTAACACAGAGGTCACAGTGTGCAGCcctcagcatgtgtgtgtttcgtCTCATTCTTCTCTCAGTCTCATACTGATGGACacaaaatagaaattaaaaagtACTACTCATAACAATAAACTAAAATGTCTGGGATTTCTCTCATTGTGACATTTATATGTG
This genomic stretch from Acanthochromis polyacanthus isolate Apoly-LR-REF ecotype Palm Island chromosome 17, KAUST_Apoly_ChrSc, whole genome shotgun sequence harbors:
- the c17h5orf15 gene encoding keratinocyte-associated transmembrane protein 2 isoform X9 gives rise to the protein MATCGNMGRSRRNICAFSVAIFVLMLSSGCLSAPVEEPQKDLGQASQGPNLTREPAKQSPAAAADPKATETEPKATETEPKATETEPKATETEPKATETEPKATETEPKATETEPEVTETEPKATETEPKATETEPKATDPKPEAMETEPEATETEPKATDPKPEATETEPKESTTNPKDPTTAEVEAPKADQKTGTEVKSTSTHKGDSSITVFDSSAGKLPQNSDGDAKSDETDKNRDGTEATEEHASSATTRVSTVESTTASTKVQETTTPITEFTQADLDLLDADGKGQGPQISSEEDEDGEDDVDDESIDPEESDGLLYGNADPKDQTENGRRQQAGEMEAPRYKGVDSYNTEDEDSHFFFHLVILAFLVAIGYIAYHNKRKIFHLAHNRRWKDSLCSRNTVEYRRLDQNVNEAMPSLKMTRDYIF
- the c17h5orf15 gene encoding keratinocyte-associated transmembrane protein 2 isoform X19, coding for MATCGNMGRSRRNICAFSVAIFVLMLSSGCLSAPVEEPQKDLGQASQGPNLTREPAKQSPAAAADPKATETEPKATETEPKATETEPKATETEPKATETEPKATETEPKATETEPEATETEPKATDPKPEVTETEPEATETEPKESTTNPKDPTTAEVEAPKADQKTGTEVKSTSTHKGDSSITVFDSSAGKLPQNSDGDAKSDETDKNRDGTEATEEHASSATTRVSTVESTTASTKVQETTTPITEFTQADLDLLDADGKGQGPQISSEEDEDGEDDVDDESIDPEESDGLLYGNADPKDQTENGRRQQAGEMEAPRYKGVDSYNTEDEDSHFFFHLVILAFLVAIGYIAYHNKRKIFHLAHNRRWKDSLCSRNTVEYRRLDQNVNEAMPSLKMTRDYIF
- the c17h5orf15 gene encoding keratinocyte-associated transmembrane protein 2 isoform X1 — encoded protein: MATCGNMGRSRRNICAFSVAIFVLMLSSGCLSAPVEEPQKDLGQASQGPNLTREPAKQSPAAAADPKATETEPKATETEPKATETEPKATETEPKATETEPKATETEPKATETEPEVTGTETKPEVTGTETKPEVTGTETKPEVTETEPKATETEPKATETEPKATDPKPEAMETEPEATETEPKATDPKPEATETEPKESTTNPKDPTTAEVEAPKADQKTGTEVKSTSTHKGDSSITVFDSSAGKLPQNSDGDAKSDETDKNRDGTEATEEHASSATTRVSTVESTTASTKVQETTTPITEFTQADLDLLDADGKGQGPQISSEEDEDGEDDVDDESIDPEESDGLLYGNADPKDQTENGRRQQAGEMEAPRYKGVDSYNTEDEDSHFFFHLVILAFLVAIGYIAYHNKRKIFHLAHNRRWKDSLCSRNTVEYRRLDQNVNEAMPSLKMTRDYIF
- the c17h5orf15 gene encoding keratinocyte-associated transmembrane protein 2 isoform X21 produces the protein MATCGNMGRSRRNICAFSVAIFVLMLSSGCLSAPVEEPQKDLGQASQGPNLTREPAKQSPAAAADPKATETEPKATETEPKATETEPKATETEPKATETEPKATETEPKATETEPEATDPKPEVTETEPEATETEPKESTTNPKDPTTAEVEAPKADQKTGTEVKSTSTHKGDSSITVFDSSAGKLPQNSDGDAKSDETDKNRDGTEATEEHASSATTRVSTVESTTASTKVQETTTPITEFTQADLDLLDADGKGQGPQISSEEDEDGEDDVDDESIDPEESDGLLYGNADPKDQTENGRRQQAGEMEAPRYKGVDSYNTEDEDSHFFFHLVILAFLVAIGYIAYHNKRKIFHLAHNRRWKDSLCSRNTVEYRRLDQNVNEAMPSLKMTRDYIF
- the c17h5orf15 gene encoding keratinocyte-associated transmembrane protein 2 isoform X18, whose amino-acid sequence is MATCGNMGRSRRNICAFSVAIFVLMLSSGCLSAPVEEPQKDLGQASQGPNLTREPAKQSPAAAADPKATETEPKATETEPKATETEPKATETEPKATETEPKATETEPKATETEPEVTGTETKPEVTETEPEVTETEPEATETEPKESTTNPKDPTTAEVEAPKADQKTGTEVKSTSTHKGDSSITVFDSSAGKLPQNSDGDAKSDETDKNRDGTEATEEHASSATTRVSTVESTTASTKVQETTTPITEFTQADLDLLDADGKGQGPQISSEEDEDGEDDVDDESIDPEESDGLLYGNADPKDQTENGRRQQAGEMEAPRYKGVDSYNTEDEDSHFFFHLVILAFLVAIGYIAYHNKRKIFHLAHNRRWKDSLCSRNTVEYRRLDQNVNEAMPSLKMTRDYIF